The genomic interval tgttgTTTTGTTGTTATACACATACCACATATaaagaatataataaaatatatttagctaTAACTGTAACATGGAGTGTTTCAAACTGATGGAGAATGGTTGGAAATGGCAAACTCTTCAAAATGTATTGCGCCTTAATGATtgatatatttgttttattagGATAGAAAGTAGAGAATCAAACCATTGTTCTAAAAAGTGTATAAGATATGAAGTTGCTTTCAATCAACCAACATTTTGAAACACTCTGAATGTACATATAAACAATACTTACTTAATACTCTACTCTTTAAATAATGTCTATTAAACTATACTATGGATTTATACCTCTTGTTGTTACTATTGTTACAAGTTTTATCTGCCATTTTGTTTACCCTTCTGTGTGTTTTCAACCACAAGACCATCGACCGATTTtgagttatatatatatacatgcatatatctatatgaaataaacaaaattttgcTCACTGTCGATCTTATTCGATTACTGCTGTTTATTGTTTGAATACGCCACATTGGGTGGGTGTATATCTATGGAACACTCGCATCAGGCATCCAAATTCATGAGATTCATTCGACATTATATGATCGATTCCGATTTCGTCTATAGCTCGCTTATCACAGCACACGACACGCGTCATAAAGATCACACGAATCAGATTTCGCAGAGACAATTATCTAAGCGCCTATGTTTCGAGTGTAGTTTTGTGGTTAAGTGCATGCTATCTGGTTTTATTCTCGAGATTAGGGCGTCCAGATGAGTTCCATTTTTAAGTAATTACTAATTGTttcttgttgtttctgttgttgttgctgctgtggctgcGGCTACCGCATTCCCAATAGATTAACGAAGCATGCCCCATGCACATCTAACTCCAAGATCTGTGCCTCCCCCGCCATAAACGTATACCCATTTGGATATCTCTATAAACTGtactaatttgaatttcatcTCATCCGTTCAACAGCAACTCGATGCCTACAAGTCGGATAATCATCGCCTGAAGGAGGAGAACGCCGCGTTGATTAGAGTAATTAGCAAATTAAGTAAATGAAATTATGTTTTACTTTCAGTGTATGTATGTCTGAGAACCTATATCATCGagaagcaacaattttacTTTAGTTACCAGCTGGAAGAAGGCTGAAAAAGAATGAATATGAATGTTAAAGCAAGCAAGCGATGCAAGCGAAAGCCGGATATTCGCgtgaaaatttcaaaatttgtttattatttgtgttAGGCCGTTAAGCATTAGGTGAAACCATGTTTCAAATATCGTTGAGAATTGTTTCGTTCGTTTTATATAAAGAAATCTTATGTATTTGGTCAAATTTTATATACGAAATAGagcaaattataaataaacttACACAAATCAAGCTTAACTATATTTACATAAGCATACGCGTTATGTATAACGATCAGAAGATCaaaagaaatgaaatggaaagcGAAAACCTTTACATACAAACTGAGAACATAATCATCAAATGAGCCCTAGTTACATTACAGATTAGTTTAACTACATgatacatataaatacataaatatatatattttttcatatataaattatatatacacattacataatacatatatatatttaaagcaACAGAATCATAAGTTCAACATGTCAATGTGTAATATCATCGAGGATCCAGACCGCCGGTTCATGAGACTCCGGAGATGTGCCGAAACCAGCCCACGCGTCAACTTACTAAGTGTAATCATTATCATCCAATTGTAATTGTTTTTAGTGCTGCATAGATAAAGGCATCGGTGATACCATCAAAGCTATAGTAGCTACATATATAGTGTACCCTTCAACTGAGGAGACAACTTCTCAAAAGCTCCATGGCGCTATCCTATAGATCGGGATGGGTTCTTCACTGCGTATGCCCAATTATttctattatattattatttgagtACGTTAAGATAAGCAGACACTTTTAGTTCTCTCCTTCACTTCGAAACGTATTATATACATTTACATCGTACTATATTTTACTTTCGCTTATAACGAAACAAATGATCATACGCATATGCATATTTctgttatttattaaattcgcCTAAGAGATTTTGTGTTACTCGTAAATGGAAACGATAATCAAGCATAAACAACCATAAGAACGTGAATTGTGTAATATGTAAAATTGtgtgagaaaatatttatgaaaatttgATTCAAATACGAAACTTAATAAATGTGATCGCAAGCAAATCCAAATTGTTTTCCTTCCGACTTTCCAAGGATGAATGGGCACTAAGGTGTTTCTCGGAATTTGACTTATTTTCGCCTAGATAACATGCTGCCAATTATTTTGAAGGTGATATCTTTTACTCGacgtatattttttattgtcaGCATTTagtggtttttatttatttgttgataAGATCAACCTTAAGGTTCACATGAGAAATTTATTTggtatttgttgttttttgtttgttattcTTCGTTTTGTAAATAATAATCCAAAAATCTGCAGATCGTGTTTATGTTATGATTCATGATTTAAGTTAGCAAATGTGTGGAATCTATTGTTATTTACAAGTCAGCCCTTTTCAGCGTCGAAAAGCTTTTAATATTACTTTATTGATGTAAATTTACAGGTGTAACCAAATCTGACAAACAATATTATCAGAAGAGCTATAAAAACGTCACTAAAAGTTGCATTTCCTAGCTATATAAGACTGCAAGTGCATTGAACGAAAACGTCAAACTATTTTGGGGTTTTACCAGAGAATGTACTGAAAGTGCTTGGGAGAATGAAGCGAACTCTCCTGATTTTGGCCATTGTTCTTTGTGGTCTAGCTATTGTGAAGGCATTAGAATGTCAGGAGTGCCTAGCGGATAACGATGTGTACTGTGTAGACCAAACTTCATATAGGAATTGCATCAGTAAGTTAAGAATTAAGTTCCGCAGTACTTAATTCTAAAAAGATTTCATTTAGAAAGTAAACcttttggcaacgtgataagCTGCCCCGCCGATACAGTTTGCACAAACTCGAAAAATGTTTGTGTGAAAAGTTCTGAACTAACAGGATCTGTAGTCGATGTCTGTGGAACCTCCGGTGGAAACAAGTGTGCATCGTGCACAGATCAGAAATATGCTTGTGTTagcaaaaatcaatttgcgaGGTGTTCCGAATCGGTTTTGGTCGACTCCAACATCTATGACTGCGATACTGATGAGATTTGCAGTTCGGAATCACTGGAAAAGTACGACAACATATGCACGCCTTCTTGTGTTCTCGATTTTGTAGGTATTCCTGGATAACTTAATTGAGCTTTGTTCTAATCccttttttatgttttttgcaGCTCAACTTGAGAGCTAGTTGCAGCAACAGTGAATACACGACAACAACTACCGCAGCACCGACAACTGTCACACCCAGTACAGAGCAGAAAAATTCTGCTTGTACTGAAGCTGAAAAAGATCTTAAAATACCTAAGGAAACCTGGTACTTCTTTACGATCTACAAGGAGGATACTTCCTGTCACACTTATCTCTACTGCCAAAGAAATGAAACCAGCACATGGGACACCGTTTATATGTCCTGCCAACAACCCAAGCCATATTTCGATTCTACAACCAGCCTTTGCGTATCGACAAAACCAACTGGATGCATATAACATATATCATTTCACGATCTTAAAGTCTAAATTATATTATGGGATTTGGAAAATATGTTATGTTCGTTTATTGTAACTGCTGTGCGCTAATAAAGCAAGTTAAAAAACTAGAAAAGAAGGTTTAAATTTCagattttataaaatatcTGGTTAACTTAAAGGTTAGAAAGCATGTATTGCGAAAAGACGTGACTCAAAAGGTAACAGAAATGTCAATAGACCTTCAAAAATaccatatatacatatttgtatGTACGATTACACTTTATGAACCGCATTTCCCGGTATGAAGTACGTAAAATTAAAAAGCATGTTGCTGTCATTTAGATCGCTTCAATATTACTTTATGATGATAGACTTTCGGCAGGCATAGACAACGAAATCTGACAAACAATATTATCAACCCATAAACAATTGAAGGTTAATGCATAGTGAGCTCCTCCGCTATATAAGACGGCAGATGGATGGTTGGGATCATATCAGTAAATCGTTCAGGTGGAGCAGCAATACCGTAGCAAAAGGTGCGAAAATTTTGGCAGTAACATGCAGAGGATAATCGCTTTGGTGGCCATCATGGCATGTGGACTATCGTTCGTCGCAGCTCAGTCATGTCAGACGTGTCTGGAGCAAAACGATGTGTACTGCGTTGATCAGAATAGCTATCAGAATTGCATGAGTAAGTCCTGGCCCGCAGTCCTTTCATATTAACATTCTATTCCTTACCTCAGAAAATGGTCCAGTTGGCGATGTTATCGAGTGTCCTGCGGGCACCGTTTGCTCCAATTCTGACAGCGTTTGTGCTCTGATCTCCGAGCTGAATTCGACCATATTGGACGTGTGTGGAGGCTCTGGCGGAAATGGAGCTAATTGCGAAGTGTGTTCCTCAGGCGCCAAATACGCCTGTGTCAGCAGCACCCAGTATGCACGTTGCTCCTCCAACGGCGATGTGCTGACCAGCAGTGTGTACAACTGCGGCACAGATGAGATCTGTAACATAGATGCTCTGTCGACGTATGAAACCGTTTGTGTACCGTCTTGTGCCTCCGAATTTGTAGGTTTTGTGGGACTTTAAAAATTATTCATACTAACATGTGTTACCTTTTAGCTTGGATTGGATGCCACCTGTAGCAACAGTATTTATCAGCCAACCACAACAACTACAGTGGCTCCAACGACTACTCCTAGTGCTGCGCAGAAAGAGGATTTATGCAGTGCTGGCGAGCCCAGTACCAATCCTAGTTACTTCTTTACCAGAATAACCGACGACTCCACGTGCAACAGTTACCTGTACTGCCAGAAATCTGGAACCACCTGGGTTGCCCTCTACATGACTTGCCGCGCTTCCACGCCCTTCTTCGACTCAACCACCAGCTCATGTGTGACAACCAGGCCGACCAGCTGCTCGATTACAACGACTCAGTCTCCCTCTGATTCTTCATCGACTGCTTCTTCAACGGAGTCCTCCTCCGAGTCTTCATCAACGACTGCTTCATCCACAGCTTCCTCATCAACGGAATCTACACCAACGACTGCGTCCTCCTCTTCTTCTACTGAATCATCCACAACGTCTTCCTCAACAACTTCTACGACTACTGCTACTCCTTAAGCAAATGATATACCGGAAATAGTTTTCTAATTAAAGCATTAATATGGTTTTTACAACCtactaaaataataaaaagatttatatttgtaaacaatCTTTGATAGGCATTTAATAAGTCCGAAATAATAAATACGATACATTTCAAATTCGTCATTGGTGATAAATCATTATTGGATATAACTGGAGTTAACTATGACTAAAATGAAGGACACGATCTTAGGCAGTATTAATCATCATCTAATGGAACTCACTTTTTGCTGTTGCATGTAGTTTGAAAAAGCCTCGAGATGTCTAGCATTCTGTATGCCATGAAATACCATAGGATTATTAGCTGGAACCCCATAAACGGAGAAATGAATACGTATGaatgttttgttttgaagAGCTCACGTCATAGGcgtatgtgtatgtacatatgtgcaaATCGATTTACGCTAAAAAGTAAAAGCATTTTCACAATATTCATGTTGAGGACAACTCGCGATAGTGGAGACCTTGATATTGTGTGTGCATGCTGTGGCTTCTGCTTAGCTAATATTAATGGGTTAAGTTCTGTACATTGATGGCCGTAAACACTTGGACATAAACACACAGATGCGCACACAAGGCAGCGCAAGTCTAAATATACAAACGGATACAAACATATGCCCCCTCGAATATGATATTCCGAACAGACTCGCATGCCGCCGGCTGATTTATCTAGCGCACCCGGTTCGACGAGGGATACAATATATTCGAAATCCTATTTCATTGCTACTACTAGTACTGCACACATTACGATCTACGAGAtttttacaataaaaatgttcGCTTAATTATCTTAATATTTCGCCGAGAGAATAAAGCATATACACATAATGCTGTCCCAGCTCCTCAGGCGCCTTCTGCTCCCATGTGTCATTGGCAGCGATTGTCGCGGCAATTAAACATTAAATCAAATGAATTGCAGATGCAGAGCAGCGTGGCTAGGAGCTGCAGGAAGGTGCTGGGGGCTGCGGCTAGTTGGCCAGCCCACATTTAAATGCGCAAATGGAAATTATGGCCATTGACGACGCACGATCGGCCCGGGACGCTGTACGTGGGCAGCGGCGAATGCACAAACTGCAAATATAAGCACACACGCCGAATTAGTTATATGCAAAATCAGAAAATGATGGATGGGTGTACGAACCTTTGGCACCCTCTGGTTGGTTGCCATGTAGCCGACACAGAACGACTGCGTCGTGTGGCTCCACATCACCTCGCCACTGCTCTGGCCCGGATAATAGAGCAGCGTCAGAGCTCCAGCGTACAGATCCTGCTGTCGGGGCAGCAGGGGGGAGTCCAGGAACTTTTGCTTGAACGTCTTGTGCAGACTGGTCACAGCACAATCACTGCTAAAGGCCCCATGGCAGATCTCTCGGGCCAACAGCGTTTTCATCAGGTACTCGCCGTTTCCGGTTGTGCAGGTGGCTATGGCCAGTTCGTCCGTATCGGTGGCCCAACAGCCGGCACCGTAAGTAGCCGCCTGCCCCACTCTGCCCGGAACTTTAAGCAGTATGCCTCCGGAGCTACAGCCAGCTGCTGTGTTCCCTGCCCCATCAACACATACCGCTCCCACGGTGTCCAAAGCAGCGGCAAGTTCCACCTCGTTTCCTGGTTCCGGCACTTGTACGGGTTCCTCGGACGTTGCCTTGCTCAATCTGCTGTTGACCACGAGGTCGTACTTGCTTTTGTAGTGATTAAACTGGAACTTGGCCTTAGATGAGATCAGTACGCTGGGCTCCACCATGGAGCAACCCACCTCGTCGGCATAGTGTTCCGCTCCAGTGCCGGCGAGGATCATCGGTGGAATGCGCTCCAGAAGCTGCGGACTGGACTGGGCATCGCAGATGCGTCTTGCCAACTGAATGGGGTTCTTCACCCGACTAACGTTCGTGCAGGCGCCAAAGTTAAGCGTGGAGCCATCCATAATAGCCGCATCGCACTGCACAGATCCGTCCATGCAGAGATTTGAGCCATAGCCGGCGTTTGTGTAGCCGCAGTTCTCCAGCCGCACAATTGCCGCTTCGCAGGCATCGACGGCGGATCCGCCGTTGCGTAGGATCTCTGTGGCGCGCAGGCAGGCCTCCTTGATCACCCGCTGGTACTTCGTCTCGTCGATGCAGTTCCCAGCCCCTGAGAGCAAGTGGCGGTCATCAATCATCTGGCTGTCTGCCCGGCGGATCGGAACCGCCATGACCAAGATACGTACCCGTGTGCACCGCGACGAAGCCGGCCATGTTGGTATCGCTGTTTATGCTCGCGCCTTGTTGTTGGCCCAACTGCAATCCGTGCGCTGTACGGCGTAAACAAATTGATCAGAGTGACCGTGCGGGCCGAGTTGAAATATACCACGGGGAATGGTTCGCTGACAGCAGGACACATTAGAAATATACCAAAACTACActcaaaaaatttaatttctataAATTAACCGCTTTATTTGAAAACTGCATAAATACATTTGAAATATAGGCTATTATTAGTATCCCTGAAAAGATGCTTACATTCTGTTAACCttgaaaaatatgaaaaccttaaaataaatataagttaatCCTTATTTTATTGTCGGTAATTTAacttaattaataaaagattAGTTGATTGGTTTGTAAGTCGGAGGTATATTTTTACTTTCTATATTTCGTgcaatttttttaaatcccaTTTAAATGTTCTTAAATTAAAGAGTTCCTAAAAGCACCTTAAATCTCTATCAAATTTATATTACTTTATGTAAGTACCTAGTTTATATcgatttgatatattttcatgTTTCATATtacgaaaaataattttgaatatttGATAATCGTTCATTTGGTAAGCTAGCATTTTCACTGAAAACGTTTTGGATGGCTTAAATAATACTTTCAAACACACTTTAATTTTACACTAATGTCGTTCGCAACCCAAGCTGAATGAGTAATAGACTTAACGTAAAGTCTGTAAAAAGTTGTGAACTTCCCGAACGAAGTTCTTCATTATCAGTGAATAAATAGTTCAAACAAGGTGCCGGTGGCTTTACGTACGCTGTAAACTCGGGATAGCGAATTATTTCCGAAGGAATTGATAATGAATCCTTGGATACGCGACAAAACGTCATATGTGTTCCGGTTATAAATGCTTGTTCAACACGTTTCGTAAAGAGAGGATCATGCCAAGGCAACTGATTCAAGTGCGAGAGAAATGTGCGATCATGAAATTCGGCTGGGTCGGATATAACAAGCTTGTTTAACAAAGACTCCTGGTAAATGACGTCTTCTTTGGATGTTTTTCCTGAATTTGATATGTTTGTCGCATTCTTCGCCTGTTTACTTAAGTCGGTGTAGTCACTG from Drosophila mauritiana strain mau12 chromosome 3L, ASM438214v1, whole genome shotgun sequence carries:
- the LOC117142091 gene encoding threonine aspartase 1, translated to MAGFVAVHTGAGNCIDETKYQRVIKEACLRATEILRNGGSAVDACEAAIVRLENCGYTNAGYGSNLCMDGSVQCDAAIMDGSTLNFGACTNVSRVKNPIQLARRICDAQSSPQLLERIPPMILAGTGAEHYADEVGCSMVEPSVLISSKAKFQFNHYKSKYDLVVNSRLSKATSEEPVQVPEPGNEVELAAALDTVGAVCVDGAGNTAAGCSSGGILLKVPGRVGQAATYGAGCWATDTDELAIATCTTGNGEYLMKTLLAREICHGAFSSDCAVTSLHKTFKQKFLDSPLLPRQQDLYAGALTLLYYPGQSSGEVMWSHTTQSFCVGYMATNQRVPKFVHSPLPTYSVPGRSCVVNGHNFHLRI
- the LOC117140213 gene encoding uncharacterized protein LOC117140213 gives rise to the protein MKRTLLILAIVLCGLAIVKALECQECLADNDVYCVDQTSYRNCIKSKPFGNVISCPADTVCTNSKNVCVKSSELTGSVVDVCGTSGGNKCASCTDQKYACVSKNQFARCSESVLVDSNIYDCDTDEICSSESLEKYDNICTPSCVLDFLNLRASCSNSEYTTTTTAAPTTVTPSTEQKNSACTEAEKDLKIPKETWYFFTIYKEDTSCHTYLYCQRNETSTWDTVYMSCQQPKPYFDSTTSLCVSTKPTGCI
- the LOC117142092 gene encoding A-agglutinin anchorage subunit; translated protein: MQRIIALVAIMACGLSFVAAQSCQTCLEQNDVYCVDQNSYQNCMKNGPVGDVIECPAGTVCSNSDSVCALISELNSTILDVCGGSGGNGANCEVCSSGAKYACVSSTQYARCSSNGDVLTSSVYNCGTDEICNIDALSTYETVCVPSCASEFLGLDATCSNSIYQPTTTTTVAPTTTPSAAQKEDLCSAGEPSTNPSYFFTRITDDSTCNSYLYCQKSGTTWVALYMTCRASTPFFDSTTSSCVTTRPTSCSITTTQSPSDSSSTASSTESSSESSSTTASSTASSSTESTPTTASSSSSTESSTTSSSTTSTTTATP